A window from Cryptomeria japonica chromosome 1, Sugi_1.0, whole genome shotgun sequence encodes these proteins:
- the LOC131065071 gene encoding cytochrome P450 86B1, with product MEVVCMSTMATVMVIILSIMRIYFWKGPLNWPVVGMMPWLLWHLGNIYDQSAKMVLENGKSFIARGPWFMRNTLFEVVTFSPDNLEYIMKENFSNFPKGPYFKEVYFSTFGHGLFTSDDELWKRQRKPAAMAVSSSKFRDRNLSLLQKALQEKLLPFLEEVKEKKASVDLQHVLLQFSTDNIFLATLGREATSETFSSAFDEAIECCTYRFVCPSVIWKAMRFFNLGFEKRLRAAEAIVRDSVAEMVKAKVREVEQGNESQGDILSTFIKLEGDQGRTPPQHLLEGFTMSIFLAGKDTTALAMSWFFWLISMHPHVEEKIVSELSQILNSKHLSNVYDTVGVFGWEELRSMNYLQAALSESMRLYPPVPAVFREAKIDNVLPDGTHVKKGTKCVLFIYATNRMESIWGKDALEFKPERWITKEGICMNQSDYKYPVFIGGPRICIGKDFAYVNMKCIVANILARYRVKIEAGHQVKPKLGATLFMKHGLKVTLHTRNGILQ from the exons ATGGAGGTAGTTTGCATGAGTACAATGGCCACCGTGATGGTGATTATATTGAGCATTATGAGAATATATTTCTGGAAAGGGCCGCTGAATTGGCCAGTAGTGGGTATGATGCCTTGGCTGCTATGGCATTTAGGTAATATTTATGACCAGAGCGCCAAAATGGTTCTTGAGAATGGGAAGAGTTTCATAGCTAGAGGCCCCTGGTTTATGAGGAACACTCTGTTCGAAGTAGTCACATTTAGTCCCGATAATTTAGAGTATATTATGAAAGAGAATTTTAGCAATTTCCCTAAAGGACCCTATTTCAAGGAAGTATATTTTAGCACATTTGGCCATGGTTTATTTACCTCAGATGATGAACTGTGGAAGCGCCAAAGAAAGCCAGCGGCCATGGCAGTAAGCAGCAGCAAATTTAGAGACAGGAATTTAAGTCTTTTGCAGAAAGCTCTGCAGGAGAAACTTTTGCCATTTCTTGAAGAAGTAAAAGAGAAAAAAGCTTCGGTTGATCTGCAACATGTCCTCCTTCAGTTTAGTACGGATAATATCTTTCTGGCTACGCTTGGGAGGGAAGCAACAAGTGAAACTTTCTCTTCAGCCTTTGATGAAGCTATTGAATGCTGCACTTACCGTTTTGTCTGCCCTTCAGTTATATGGAAGGCTATGAGATTTTTTAACTTGGGTTTTGAGAAGAGGTTGAGAGCAGCTGAAGCAATAGTACGAGACTCTGTAGCAGAGATGGTGAAGGCTAAAGTTAGGGAGGTGGAGCAAGGTAATGAATCGCAGGGAGACATATTGTCCACCTTCATCAAATTGGAAGGAGATCAAGGACGCACTCCTCCCCAGCATTTGTTGGAG GGATTCACCATGAGCATATTTCTTGCGGGTAAAGATACTACTGCCTTGGCAATGTCATGGTTCTTTTGGCTTATAAGTATGCACCCACATGTAGAAGAGAAAATAGTCTCTGAACTCTCCCAGATTTTGAACTCAAAACATTTGAGCAATGTATATGATACGGTGGGGGTTTTTGGTTGGGAAGAATTGAGAAGCATGAACTATTTGCAGGCTGCTTTGTCTGAATCTATGAGGCTTTACCCTCCTGTTCCTGCGGTTTTCAGAGAAGCAAAAATTGACAACGTTCTACCAGATGGAACTCATGTTAAGAAAGGCACAAAGTGTGTGTTGTTCATTTATGCCACTAATAGAATGGAAAGTATATGGGGGAAGGATGCCCTTGAATTCAAGCCTGAGAGATGGATTACTAAAGAGGGGATCTGTATGAACCAGAGCGATTACAAGTATCCCGTGTTTATTGGAGGTCCTAGGATATGCATTGGGAAAGATTTTGCCTATGTAAACATGAAATGCATAGTTGCCAATATCCTTGCACGCTATCGAGTGAAAATTGAAGCTGGTCATCAAGTGAAACCTAAGCTTGGGGCCACTCTATTCATGAAGCATGGCCTCAAAGTCACCCTCCATACCAGAAATGGTATTCTACAGTAA